The window ACATAAAAGTGTTAGTGTTTTTTTACGTGAATATCCAAACTTCTGAGTTATTCCATTACTTATTGGTTCAAGTAGTGAGAGTGCTGATGTAATACCAGCAAATAATACACATAAGAAGAACAATGGTCCTATAATATATGACATTATACCCATTGTATTAAATATTTCCGGAAATACTATAAATAGTAGTCCTGATCCTGATGTTGCAATATTAGATACTGGTATTCCTGAATTAAGTGACATAAATCCTAGAATGCTAAATACTCCTATTGCTGTGAATACTTCAAATCCTGCATTTGCTCCTGCTACAATGAATACTTTATCTATAAGTTTACTTTTTTCAGGCAGATAACTTGCATATGTTACTGCAACTGCTTGTCCTACAGAAAGTGAAAATACTACCTGTCCAAAGGCTGCAAGCCATATGTCAATGTTTGTTAAACTACTCCAGTTTGGTGTAAATAATTCACTTAGTCCTATCATTTGTCCTGGTAATGTGAGAGCATATACCACAATTATTGCCATTATAATAAATAGCATTGGAACAAGTACTTTAACTACACGTGAGAGTCCTTCATTTAAATCTTTATGTGATATAAACCATACAACTACCCATAGTAGTATTGTTATAAGACTAACTGGTAATACAAATTCTAAAATATTATTTAGATTATCTCCACCAACTATTATATTATTTGCAAAGTATACTGCTGGATCCATTCCCCATCCTTTAAAGAAGCTTAATATCAGATATATAAAGTCCCATCCTATTATGATCATATAATATAATAAGACCATAAATACTATGAACATTATAAACCATCCGAAAACTTCAAATTTTGGTTTTATCTTTTTTAGTATGTTTGATAATGAATCTTTAAAATGATATCCTAGCCCATACTCCATTATTAGAAATGGAATTCCAAGTATTAATATTGCTATTATGTATGGTATGAAGAATGCTCCTCCACCATTTGTATATACAACATGACTAAATCTCCATATATTTCCTAGTCCTACAGCAGATCCAATCATAGCCATTAGAAATGCAAATGAGCTATCCCACTGATTAGATTTGCTTTGGGGTGATTTTGTCATGGTTATTTCACCTCCAATAAAAAAAAGAAGGTATAAAAGAAAAAAAGAATTTCTATAAAATTTTAATATTATCTTAATTGACTAATAAAATATTTTTCTTATTTTAAATTCTTTAAATTTAACTTCTCCACTCTTTTTTTACTATATTTTTTTTAAGCGTTTATTATATTAGTTTAATATTAATATATAATAGCTTTCTTAGAAAAATAAGATTTATCTATATTACTTGAAAAAAAGAACCATTTAGATAGAATATGATATTTTGAAAAATTAGATAAAAAAAAGGAATAAAAAAAGGAAAGAATTAATCTTTCTTTTATTAAATTGTATTAGTTATGATAATTTTCATCTACAACTACTTTTTGTGGTAGATATGAAAGTATCACAGGAACTGCTATGAATATTACTGTTATAATAAACTCTATCATTAGTGTTGTAGTTGATTCTGACATGAATAAATCAACAATACCAATAATCCACATTATAGATAATAAAATTGGTAGTACTACTTTAAGTACAAATATCCATTTTTTTCCCACTTTAATAGATGTATTATTATTAAGAACTGGTAATAGTTTTTCAAGTCCATAATACCATCCAAATATTATAGCTTGAAGAACAACTCCAAGTAATATACCAAACTGATTGATGTATTCATCAGCAACTGTTAATATATAATTTCCAGATCCAGTAGTATATATGAGTGATATAAGTAATCCTATAATACATAATACTGATACTGTCTTTTTACGACTCCATCCAAACTTCATACTTATTGAATTGCTCATAGGTTCAATAAATGCAAGTGCTGATGTAACACCAGCAAATAGCACACATAAAAAGAACAGTGGTCCTATAATATATGATACACTACCCATTGTATTAAATATCTCTGGAAATACTATAAATAAAAGTCCTGATCCTGATGTTGCAAGTTCATTTACTGGAATTGCAGTTGAAAATGTCATAAATCCAAGAATACTAAATACACCAAGTGATGTAAATATTTCAAATCCTGAATTTGATGCAGCTACAATAAGTACATTATCTGTAAGTTTTGTCTTATTAGGCAGATAACTTGCATATGTTACAGCTATTGCTTGTCCCATTGATAATGAGAAAACAATTTGTCCAAATGCTGCAAGCCAGATATCAACATTTAAAAGTGCTGACCAGTCAGGATTAAAAAGTGATGTTAATCCAATCATATGTCCTGGTAAGGTAAGTGCATATACTACAATTATTGCCATTACAACAAATAATAGTGGTATAAGAACTTTTACAACACGTGAAACTCCATCATTTAGGTTTTTATGTGAAATAAACCATAATACCGCCCATATTATTATTGTTACAAAAGTAACTGGCATAACTAGTGTGAAAAGATTTGATAAATCATTTCCTCCAACAACAATATTGTTATTAAAATACATGTTAGGATCACTACCCCAACCTTTAAAGAAACTTAAAATCAGATATATTAAATCCCATCCCATAATAACAACATAGTATGTTAAAACTAGAAATACAAGAAATGCTGCAAACCATCCTACAACTTCAAATTGTGGCTTAACTTTCCTAAGAATATTAGAAAGTGAGTCTTTAAACTTATATCCAAGACCATATTCCATTATAAGAAATGGAATACCCATAAGAAATATTGCAGTAAAATATGGTATGAAGAATGCTCCTCCACCATTTGAATATACAACATAACTAAAACGCCAAATGTTTCCAAGTCCAACAGCAGCTCCGATCATTGCCATGAGAAATGCAAATGAACTATCCCATTTACTTTCATGGACAACTTTTTCAGATGCTTTTGTCAAATAAAACCTCCTTTTAAAATAATAGTAAAAAAAATCTATTTTAATATATAAAGAAATCATCTAAAATTTTTTATTAAAAAAAAATAGCATATCTTTATCTATTATTATTTTCTTAAAATATGTAACCTTATAATTTACTAATAAAAAAAAATAGAAATAATATCCTACATTTATAATAACAAATATCATAAAATCTAGTTTATCATACATTTTTTTATATTCTAGAAAACAAACATAATAATATACTTAAACATTCAAAATTTTTATAATAAATAAAATAATCTAATTTTTATAATAATTTTTAATAAAAAAAAATAAAAAATATTATTGGAAGAATAACATGGATATTGAAGAAACTATTTATAAATATGCACTAACAAATGCAATAGAACATTCCAATCAATGTCAGACAGGTTCTGTAATTGGAATGGTAATGTCAAAAAATCCTGAAATGAGAAAAGATCCAAAAACTGTATCACAAATAGCAGGACAAATGACAGCAAAAGTAAATAAAATGACTCCAGAAGAACAACAAAGTGAACTTGAAAAATATGGTGGAGCTGAAGAACATAAAAGAACACCTGAAAAACCAAAAGGTCTTCCTGATCTTGAAAATGTAAATGAAAAAAAAGGTGTAGTACTAAGATTTGCACCAAACCCATCAGGACCATTACATATTGGTCATGCAAGAGCAGCAATACTAAATAAGTTATACCAAGAAAAATATGATGGAAAACTCATACTAAGAATAGAAGACACAGACCCAAAACGTGTAGAACCTGATGCATATGATGCTATAGTTGAAGATATTAACTGGCTTGGAATAAATCCTGATGAAATACACAAACAATCAGATCGTATGCAAATCTATTATGATTATGCTAAAAAAGCAATAGAAATAGGAGCTGCATACATGTGTACATGTGATGGAGCAACATTTAAAGAACTTAAAGATAACTGCCAAGCATGTCCATGTCGTGATAATACAGTAGAAGAAAATCTCAAATTATGGGATGAGTTTGAAAACATGAAAGAAGGTGAAGCTGTATTACGTATTAAAACAGATATTAACCATAAAAATCCTGCAATACGTGACTGGGTAGCTATGAGAATTGTAGATCAAGCACATCCACGTATGGGAAATGAATATAGAATATATCCTATGATGAACTTCTCAGTAACTGTAGATGATCATCTTATGGGATTAACACATGTACTGCGTGGAAAAGATCATCTTGCAAATAGTGAAAAACAAGCATACTTATATGATCATTTTGGATGGGATATTCCTGAATTTATCCATTATGGACGTCTTAAGATGGATGATGTTGAACTTAGTACATCAAAAGCACGAGCAGGTATAGAAGATGGTACATACACAGGATGGGATGATCCACGCCTTGGAACTATTCGTGCAATAGCAAGACGAGGAATTGACAAAGAAGCACTATATGCATTAATTGAAGAAATTGGAACTAAACAAGCAGATGCAACAGTAAGCTGGAAGAAAGTATATGGATTAAATCGTAACATTATAGAAGAGGAAGCTAACCGTTATTTCTTCATACCAAATCCTGTAATGGTAGATGTGGAAGATATTCCTGATGAATTTAAAACCTATATACTAGAGCGTGAATTACATTACAATGAACCAGATCGTGGAATGAGACATCTTAAATTTGATCAAAAAGCATACATACCACAAGATGATTATGATAAAGCATTAAAATCACAAAAACCACTAAGACTAATGGATCTTATAAACATTGACATAACAGAAGATGAAAAAGCTATATATAATTCTAACACACTTGAAGATGCTCAAAAACAGAAAGCTTCAATCATCCAATGGGTACCAACACAAGATGCAATAAAAGCAACAATAATTATGCCAGATAATACAAAAGTAGATGGATACATTGAAAATGATGCAAAAGATCTTAAAGTTGATGATATAGTACAACTTGAAAGATTTGGATTTGCACGTGTTGATAACTTAGATGATGATACAATAACATTTTACTACACACACAACTAGAAAAAAATACATATCCACTCATCACCTCCACACACACCTTTTTTTAGTAATATAACTAAAAAAAAAATATTTAGATAAATAAAACAACATAGAATATAATATAAAAAAAAATATAACAGATTGGTGAAATTACATGGTAGCAACAGTAAATGAAAATTTTGACCTAATACAAAATAACTATCTATTTGTAGAAATAGCAAGACGAGTAGATGAATTCCAAAAACAAAACCCAGATGTAGATCTTATAAAAATGGGAATTGGAGATGTAACCCGTCCACTAAGTAAAACAGTAGTAAAAGCATTTAAAGATGCAGTAGATGAAATGGGAAATGCAGATACATTCAGAGGATATGGACCTGAACAAGGATATGACTTCTTAATTGAAAAAATAATAGAAAATGATTATGAACCACTAGGAGTTGAACTTAAAAATTCAGAAGTATTCATAAGTGATGGAGCAAAATGTGATACAGGAAACTTCCAAGAACTATTTTCACAAGATAACATAATAGCAGTAACAGATCCTGTATATCCTGTATATGTAGATAGTAATGTAATGGCAGGAAGAAGTGGAAAACCACAAGAAGATGGATTCTATGAAAACATAGTATACTTACCTGCAACAGCAGAAAATGATTTTATCCCAGAACTTCCAAAAGAAGATGTAGATATCATATACTTATGTTACCCAAACAACCCAACAGGAACAACACTAACATATGATCAACTAAAACAATGGGTAGACTATGCAAAAGAAAACGATGCACTAATACTCTTTGATGCAGCATATGAAGCATTCATAAAATCAGATGATGTACCACATAGTATCTATGAAATTGAAGGTGCAAAAGATGTAGCTATAGAATTTAAAAGTTACTCAAAAGTAGCAGGATTTACAGGAACAAGATGTGCATACTGTGTAGTACCAGAGGAAGTAACAATAAAAAATAGTAAAGGTGAAGATGTACAACTAACACCACTATGGAACAGACGTCAATCAACCAAATTTAATGGAGTATCATACCCTGTACAAAAAGCAGCAGAAGCAATATACACACCAGAAGGTAAAAAAGAAATACAAGAAGATCTTGATTACTACGTTAAAAATGCACAACTTATACGTCAAAGTCTTGAAGATCTAGGACTTGATGTTTATGGTGGAGTAGACTCACCATATATTTGGGTAAAAACACCTAATGGAATAGATTCTTGGGAATTTTTCGATATTCTTCTTAATGATGCAAATGTTGTAAGTACACCAGGTGCAGGATTTGGTCCAAGTGGAGAAGGTTATATTAGACTTACTGCCTTTAACACATATGAAAAAACAAAAGAAGCAATGGAAAGAATTGCACAACTTGAATTTTAGAAGTTAAAAAAAAATATGATAAATAGAAAAAAGTTAATACTTTTTCTAAAAATTTATCAATTTTCTTAATAAAATCCTACTAAAATAGCATTAAACATGCAATAAATCGGCTAATAAGGGGAAATACTTAAATAATACATGATACATAATTAAAAAATGGAGTTGAAAAAAGATGACAGAAATACCAAAAGCACCAGTAACAAGAATTGCAAAAGCTGCAGGTGCAGAAAGAATTAGTAAAGACGCAGAAGAAAAATTAGTTGAAGCTGTAGAAGCTTACGCAAACAAATTATCAGAAGCTGCAATTGACCTTGCAAAACACGCAGATCGTAAAACAATTCAGCCTGAAGATATCGAACTTGCATTAAAACACTTCTACTAAGTGTCTTGATACAAATTTAAAATAAATTATATAATTTAGAATTAATATAAATCTAATTCTATTTTATAAAAATTATTTACTTTTTTTTATAAAATATTTTTTTAAACTTTTTAACTCATTTTTTTATTTTATTATAAACTTTTATTTTTCTACATCAATTTTATTTATTTCACAGTACTTTTTTTTTAAAATGATATTTATATTCAAAAACTTGTTTTATCAGGTAATTTATTTTTAAAAAAAGAAAAAAAAGTAAGTTATAAAAAAAAAGGGGAGAGGAAATATAGAGTTTTATTTTTTTTAGTATGTTTTTGAGACTAATACTTTATGATTTGCTTTGTTATCACAGTGTAGACAGTTTCCTTCTACTTCTGCTGGTTGTGTTCCTAGTATGTCTATGTTGAATTCTTCTTCTATTTGTTTTCCACATTCTGTATTTCCACACCAGTTGAATGTTACAATTCCACCTTTTTTATTTATGGTTTTTCCTACATTTTCAAGTTTATCAACATGGTATGTTTTATCTTTTTGCCATTGTGTGGATTTTTCTTGCATTTTTTGTGTTATGTCATCAAGTGTGTCTTTGATTATACTTACAATTGTATCTTCGTTATATTCTATGAATTCTTTATCTCCTGTGTCACGACGGTTTAGTACTATGTTTCCATTTTCTATGTCTCTTGGTCCTACTTCTATTCTTATTGGTACTCCACGATTTTCCCATTCATAGTATTTTTTACCTGGTCTTAGGTCTCGTTTATCTTGTTTTGTGCGTATTCCTGCATCTTTTAGTATTGATTCGAGTTTGTCTGTGAAGTTTAATACTACATCTTGATTTTCTTTGAAGATAATTGGTATGATTATTACTTGTTCTGGTGCTACAATTGGTGGTAGTTGTAATCCTTTTTCATCTCCGTGTGCTGCAATTAGTGCTGCTATTACACGGTCTGATAGTCCGTAACATACTTGGTGTGCATATTGATGTTCTGAGTTTTCATCTTCATATGTTATGTCAAATGTTTTTGCAAATGTTGTTCCAAGGTTGTGTACGGTTCCAATTTGTAGTGTTTTTCCATCTGGCATTATCATGTCAAATGCCATTGTGTATTTACTTCCTGGGAATTTGTCCCATTCTGGTCTTTTGCTTATTGTGTATGGTATTCCTAATTCATCAAATAGTGTTTTGTATATTTCAATTCCTTTTTGTACTTCTTCTTCTGCTTCTTCAGGGGTTGCATGTACTGTGTGTGTTTCGTTGAATGTTGTTATTTCTCGTACTCGTATTAGTGGTCTTGTGTGTTTTGTTTCGTATCTGAATGTGTTTACTGTTTGATATACTTTTATTGGTAGATCCATGTGTGAACGTACCCATAGTGAGAACATTGGATACATTGATGTTTCACTTGTTGGTCTTAATGCGAGTTGTTCGTTAAGATCTCGTAGTCCTCCTTTTGTTACCCAGTATACTTCTTCTTCAAATCCTTTTACGTGTATTGCTTCTTTTGCTAGTTCTGATTGTGGTATTAGCATTGGGAAGAGTACTTCTTCATGTTCTTCGTTTAGTAGGTCTTCAAGAGCATTTAGCATGTTTTTTCTTATTTGAAATCCTCGTGGTAGCCATACGCTCATTCCTTTTATTGGGTATCTTGAATCTATTATTTCTGCTTCTTCTAGTATGTTGTGAAACCATTCATTAAATTTTTTCATTAACTCACCATTAATTTTATTTTTTGTTATTATTTTTTTTTAGAAAAGTTATTTTATTTTTTTTTGTTATCCTCTTATTTTTTTCATAAAAGATGTTAGTATATATTTAGAGAATTTTTTTTTATAAAAAAGTGTTTATTTTATATTACTAGTTATATGTTTTGTTGTTTTTTAGTAAAATATTTTATTTTAAAAAAATAAGTGGATAGTGATATCTTATTTAAAATGAAAGTTTAAATGATTTAGTAAAAAAAAAGTATGGGGATTAAAAAAAGAGTATGATGTTTAGTGCAAGGTTTTTTATTAAACTTGCATGTGTGTAAATTTTTTTTTAGTCTATGAATTTTACTGCTGTTCCATAAGCTATGATTTCTGATGCCTCTGGTGTTATTGCCCCACTTCCATATCTTACCATTACTATTGCATCTGCATTTTGTATTTGAGCTTCTTCAACCATACGTTCTGTTGCCATTGTACGTGCTTCATCTACCATTTTTGTATATTCTTTAAGTTCTCCTCCAACGATTGATTTGAATGCTTGTGTCATATCTTTTAGTACATTTTTTGATTGTACACAGTTTCCTCGTACTATTCCTATTACTTTATAATTTCTTCCTGGTATATTTTCTGTTGTTGTAATCATCATGTTAATCAACTTCTCATAAAAATTTTTTTTATGTTATTATAATTTTATTTATATAACATAAATAATTATTTATTTTAAGATTATAAACTATTAATTATGAGAAATATTGTTGTGATAATACCAGTTTCAAGTTTTATAACATCAAAAACTAGACTTTCTCCATTTTTAAGTGTTGATGAACGATCAAATCTCTTAAGATGTATGCTTAAAGATATTATTGAAACATTAAAAAGTGAAGATATAAGTGATATTGTAATTACAAGTAAAGATGATGATGTACTAAGTTATGCTAAGTCACTTAACTTAGATGTATTTAAAGAATCAGAACATGAGTGTGATTTTCTTAACTTAGCTTTACTTGAAACAATAGAATATATAAAACAAACAAAAACAGATAGTCAAATACTTATACTTCCTGCTGATATTCCATTAATATCAACTGAAAATATACAATATATTAAATCACATTTTAAAGATTTTATTATTGCACCATCAAGAGGTGGAGGAACAAATCTATTATACATATCAGATCATGAATTTATTCCAGAATTTGGTGAATTCAGCTTTTTTAAACACCAAATACAAGCTAAAAAAAGAGAAATTCCATTAAATATATATGATTCATTCTTCTTATCACTTGA is drawn from Methanosphaera cuniculi and contains these coding sequences:
- a CDS encoding sodium-dependent transporter, which gives rise to MTKSPQSKSNQWDSSFAFLMAMIGSAVGLGNIWRFSHVVYTNGGGAFFIPYIIAILILGIPFLIMEYGLGYHFKDSLSNILKKIKPKFEVFGWFIMFIVFMVLLYYMIIIGWDFIYLILSFFKGWGMDPAVYFANNIIVGGDNLNNILEFVLPVSLITILLWVVVWFISHKDLNEGLSRVVKVLVPMLFIIMAIIVVYALTLPGQMIGLSELFTPNWSSLTNIDIWLAAFGQVVFSLSVGQAVAVTYASYLPEKSKLIDKVFIVAGANAGFEVFTAIGVFSILGFMSLNSGIPVSNIATSGSGLLFIVFPEIFNTMGIMSYIIGPLFFLCVLFAGITSALSLLEPISNGITQKFGYSRKKTLTLLCAIGLIASLIFTTGSGNYLLTIADEFLNEFGILLSVILQTIIISWYYGLRKLIPELNYKAKLKVGSKWIFILKIVLPIVLIFMWIMGIINLIATETGLTLMVELIITAIIIIVPVILTKLPSKTSENNQVDM
- a CDS encoding sodium-dependent transporter, which encodes MTKASEKVVHESKWDSSFAFLMAMIGAAVGLGNIWRFSYVVYSNGGGAFFIPYFTAIFLMGIPFLIMEYGLGYKFKDSLSNILRKVKPQFEVVGWFAAFLVFLVLTYYVVIMGWDLIYLILSFFKGWGSDPNMYFNNNIVVGGNDLSNLFTLVMPVTFVTIIIWAVLWFISHKNLNDGVSRVVKVLIPLLFVVMAIIVVYALTLPGHMIGLTSLFNPDWSALLNVDIWLAAFGQIVFSLSMGQAIAVTYASYLPNKTKLTDNVLIVAASNSGFEIFTSLGVFSILGFMTFSTAIPVNELATSGSGLLFIVFPEIFNTMGSVSYIIGPLFFLCVLFAGVTSALAFIEPMSNSISMKFGWSRKKTVSVLCIIGLLISLIYTTGSGNYILTVADEYINQFGILLGVVLQAIIFGWYYGLEKLLPVLNNNTSIKVGKKWIFVLKVVLPILLSIMWIIGIVDLFMSESTTTLMIEFIITVIFIAVPVILSYLPQKVVVDENYHN
- a CDS encoding glutamate--tRNA ligase, whose translation is MDIEETIYKYALTNAIEHSNQCQTGSVIGMVMSKNPEMRKDPKTVSQIAGQMTAKVNKMTPEEQQSELEKYGGAEEHKRTPEKPKGLPDLENVNEKKGVVLRFAPNPSGPLHIGHARAAILNKLYQEKYDGKLILRIEDTDPKRVEPDAYDAIVEDINWLGINPDEIHKQSDRMQIYYDYAKKAIEIGAAYMCTCDGATFKELKDNCQACPCRDNTVEENLKLWDEFENMKEGEAVLRIKTDINHKNPAIRDWVAMRIVDQAHPRMGNEYRIYPMMNFSVTVDDHLMGLTHVLRGKDHLANSEKQAYLYDHFGWDIPEFIHYGRLKMDDVELSTSKARAGIEDGTYTGWDDPRLGTIRAIARRGIDKEALYALIEEIGTKQADATVSWKKVYGLNRNIIEEEANRYFFIPNPVMVDVEDIPDEFKTYILERELHYNEPDRGMRHLKFDQKAYIPQDDYDKALKSQKPLRLMDLINIDITEDEKAIYNSNTLEDAQKQKASIIQWVPTQDAIKATIIMPDNTKVDGYIENDAKDLKVDDIVQLERFGFARVDNLDDDTITFYYTHN
- a CDS encoding LL-diaminopimelate aminotransferase — encoded protein: MVATVNENFDLIQNNYLFVEIARRVDEFQKQNPDVDLIKMGIGDVTRPLSKTVVKAFKDAVDEMGNADTFRGYGPEQGYDFLIEKIIENDYEPLGVELKNSEVFISDGAKCDTGNFQELFSQDNIIAVTDPVYPVYVDSNVMAGRSGKPQEDGFYENIVYLPATAENDFIPELPKEDVDIIYLCYPNNPTGTTLTYDQLKQWVDYAKENDALILFDAAYEAFIKSDDVPHSIYEIEGAKDVAIEFKSYSKVAGFTGTRCAYCVVPEEVTIKNSKGEDVQLTPLWNRRQSTKFNGVSYPVQKAAEAIYTPEGKKEIQEDLDYYVKNAQLIRQSLEDLGLDVYGGVDSPYIWVKTPNGIDSWEFFDILLNDANVVSTPGAGFGPSGEGYIRLTAFNTYEKTKEAMERIAQLEF
- a CDS encoding histone family protein gives rise to the protein MTEIPKAPVTRIAKAAGAERISKDAEEKLVEAVEAYANKLSEAAIDLAKHADRKTIQPEDIELALKHFY
- the proS gene encoding proline--tRNA ligase; the encoded protein is MKKFNEWFHNILEEAEIIDSRYPIKGMSVWLPRGFQIRKNMLNALEDLLNEEHEEVLFPMLIPQSELAKEAIHVKGFEEEVYWVTKGGLRDLNEQLALRPTSETSMYPMFSLWVRSHMDLPIKVYQTVNTFRYETKHTRPLIRVREITTFNETHTVHATPEEAEEEVQKGIEIYKTLFDELGIPYTISKRPEWDKFPGSKYTMAFDMIMPDGKTLQIGTVHNLGTTFAKTFDITYEDENSEHQYAHQVCYGLSDRVIAALIAAHGDEKGLQLPPIVAPEQVIIIPIIFKENQDVVLNFTDKLESILKDAGIRTKQDKRDLRPGKKYYEWENRGVPIRIEVGPRDIENGNIVLNRRDTGDKEFIEYNEDTIVSIIKDTLDDITQKMQEKSTQWQKDKTYHVDKLENVGKTINKKGGIVTFNWCGNTECGKQIEEEFNIDILGTQPAEVEGNCLHCDNKANHKVLVSKTY
- a CDS encoding heavy metal-binding domain-containing protein, whose protein sequence is MMITTTENIPGRNYKVIGIVRGNCVQSKNVLKDMTQAFKSIVGGELKEYTKMVDEARTMATERMVEEAQIQNADAIVMVRYGSGAITPEASEIIAYGTAVKFID
- the cofC gene encoding 2-phospho-L-lactate guanylyltransferase, which encodes MRNIVVIIPVSSFITSKTRLSPFLSVDERSNLLRCMLKDIIETLKSEDISDIVITSKDDDVLSYAKSLNLDVFKESEHECDFLNLALLETIEYIKQTKTDSQILILPADIPLISTENIQYIKSHFKDFIIAPSRGGGTNLLYISDHEFIPEFGEFSFFKHQIQAKKREIPLNIYDSFFLSLDINTPEDLGELMLHGKMTQTYNYLDKINIKVKNNHGKERLNVYRK